A portion of the Algisphaera agarilytica genome contains these proteins:
- a CDS encoding NuoI/complex I 23 kDa subunit family protein, with protein MPVTDADTINVDLPPLSAAESFYLPEVFKGLGTTMRHMLGSIRGPGKGTNKVLEYPEDRREDHPVEQGGMHIDNFRGVHRLNRDEDGRVRCVACFMCATACPANCIHIEGKESPWDDREKYPIKFDLDELRCIFCGMCEEACPVDAIELTYTYDVVGMSRNEMIFDKEKLLAVYDATVETKPM; from the coding sequence ATGCCCGTCACCGACGCCGACACGATCAACGTTGACCTCCCGCCGCTGAGCGCGGCCGAGTCGTTCTACCTGCCCGAGGTCTTCAAGGGCCTCGGCACCACGATGCGTCACATGCTCGGGTCCATCCGCGGCCCGGGCAAGGGCACCAACAAGGTCCTGGAGTACCCCGAAGACCGCCGGGAAGACCACCCCGTCGAGCAGGGCGGGATGCACATCGACAACTTCCGCGGCGTCCACCGCCTCAACCGCGACGAGGACGGCCGGGTCCGCTGCGTCGCCTGCTTCATGTGCGCTACCGCCTGCCCGGCCAACTGCATCCACATCGAAGGCAAAGAGTCCCCCTGGGACGACCGCGAGAAGTACCCCATCAAGTTCGACCTGGATGAGCTCCGCTGCATCTTCTGCGGCATGTGTGAAGAGGCTTGCCCGGTCGACGCGATCGAGCTGACCTACACCTACGACGTCGTGGGCATGTCCCGCAACGAGATGATCTTCGACAAAGAAAAACTGCTGGCGGTATACGACGCGACGGTCGAGACCAAGCCGATGTGA
- a CDS encoding class II aldolase/adducin family protein, with product MDEAELRQKVCHAAHQLWMRGLIAGADGLVALELHRRRYIVTPPGRRRINLHPEDLICVDMEGEDLQRDAKLTSEEWAPHRVVFQHTMNALPEDVAKGTNREVKATVLGTPPKLTALLALEPGTTSLRIHAHPPIPVLWPDDATALRTAITKHPLVAIQGLGLLASGPTLGQTLSSLEHAEQAAEIEATLRLLR from the coding sequence ATGGATGAAGCCGAGCTGCGTCAAAAAGTCTGCCACGCCGCGCACCAGCTCTGGATGCGTGGCCTGATCGCCGGGGCCGACGGCCTGGTCGCGCTCGAGCTCCACCGCCGCCGCTACATCGTCACCCCGCCGGGCCGACGCCGGATCAACCTGCACCCCGAAGACCTGATCTGCGTGGACATGGAAGGCGAAGACCTCCAGCGCGACGCCAAGCTCACCTCCGAAGAGTGGGCGCCGCACCGCGTGGTCTTCCAGCACACTATGAACGCCCTGCCCGAGGACGTCGCCAAGGGCACCAACCGCGAGGTCAAGGCCACCGTGCTCGGCACCCCGCCCAAACTCACCGCCCTCCTGGCCCTCGAGCCCGGCACCACGTCGCTGCGCATCCACGCCCACCCCCCGATCCCCGTGCTCTGGCCCGACGACGCCACCGCCCTCCGCACCGCGATCACCAAACACCCCCTGGTCGCCATCCAGGGCCTGGGCCTCCTCGCCTCCGGCCCCACCCTCGGCCAAACCCTCTCCAGCCTCGAACACGCCGAGCAAGCCGCCGAGATCGAAGCGACGCTGCGGTTGCTGCGTTAA
- a CDS encoding molybdenum cofactor biosynthesis protein MoaE: MNKTTPLILTGLETDPVAAIDLPTDAACGGECVFLGRTRGETHPDHGELLRLDYEAYAPMVEKLLDQLARGIAESHGCHAVRIVHATGPVAIGEASVVIQTLTGHRAEAFAACREAIDRLKAELPIWKREIWQNGQTFVEGSPVSAPPT; this comes from the coding sequence GTGAACAAGACCACCCCCCTCATCCTCACCGGCCTCGAAACTGATCCCGTCGCGGCCATCGACCTGCCCACCGACGCGGCGTGCGGGGGCGAGTGCGTCTTCCTCGGCCGAACCCGCGGCGAAACCCACCCCGACCACGGCGAACTTCTCCGCCTCGACTACGAAGCCTACGCCCCCATGGTCGAAAAACTCCTCGACCAGCTCGCCCGGGGCATTGCCGAGTCGCACGGCTGCCACGCCGTCCGCATCGTCCACGCCACCGGCCCCGTCGCCATCGGCGAGGCGAGCGTGGTCATCCAGACCCTCACCGGCCACCGGGCCGAGGCCTTCGCCGCGTGCCGGGAGGCGATCGATCGGCTCAAGGCCGAGCTGCCGATCTGGAAACGCGAAATATGGCAGAATGGTCAGACCTTCGTCGAAGGCTCGCCCGTCTCCGCCCCGCCGACCTGA